Proteins encoded within one genomic window of Brassica rapa cultivar Chiifu-401-42 chromosome A09, CAAS_Brap_v3.01, whole genome shotgun sequence:
- the LOC103841735 gene encoding TPR repeat-containing thioredoxin TTL4 has product MSHYRRHSLEPSIDSISSRFRDSLNFQRDDDDVINKPDFRELYYPLKPRVSSSAAATPAASGSSSSSSGSASGKPSVTSQLAKRSHSGELSESGSGAPGSGAKNRTPKPGHRRSASAGTPLIYSGLAFSPVKNRGGGSGATSPSPGVVPSGNICPSGKIPKTGMASRASVKPETLFTGNGNYGHGNIVRGGGGKAKPETRDPEEVKKAGNDMYRKGNFSEALSLYDRAISMSPENPAYRSNRAAALAASGRLKEAVKECLEAVRLDPSYVRAHQRLASLYLRLGEAENARRHLCFSGQCPDKAELQRVQTLEKHLRLCSEARKMSDWKKVITEVDAAIANGADSSPQLVACKAEALLRLHQIKDSDLCLSTIQRLDHHHHHHHTQAKLFGMLCDAYVLCVQAQVDMALGRFENALVKAERAMKIDHSNNNPEVVSVLNNVTNVAKARTRGNELFTSGRYSEASVAYGEGLKFDAFNSVLYCNRAACWFKLGVWDQSVDDCNQALRIQPGYTKALLRRAASYGKLGRWDDAVRDYEVLRKELPGDSEVAESLQRALLNKSEEHKYLGYNNEVEEVSNLDKFKTATSLPGISVFYFKSSSNRQSEAISPFINTLCLRYPLVHFFMVDVDESLALAKAESIKKVPTFKIYKDGEKVKEMVCPSHKLLEDNVKHFLL; this is encoded by the exons ATGTCACATTACAGAAGACACTCGTTGGAACCTTCCATTGACTCCATTTCCAGTAGATTCCGTGATTCTCTCAACTTCCAAAGAGATGACGATGACGTCATCAACAAACCGGACTTCCGAGAACTCTACTATCCGTTGAAGCCACGTGTCTCCTCTTCCGCCGCCGCGACTCCAGCCGCTAGCGGCAGCAGCTCAAGCTCCTCCGGCTCTGCTTCCGGCAAACCTTCCGTCACTTCTCAGCTAGCTAAACGGAGCCACTCCGGCGAGCTGTCGGAGTCCGGTTCGGGTGCACCCGGATCCGGAGCCAAGAACCGGACTCCAAAACCGGGTCACAGAAGATCCGCTTCCGCCGGAACGCCGTTGATATACTCCGGCTTAGCCTTCTCTCCGGTGAAAAATCGCGGCGGAGGAAGCGGCGCGACGTCGCCGAGCCCCGGCGTTGTGCCGAGCGGGAACATATGTCCGTCGGGGAAGATTCCGAAGACCGGAATGGCCTCACGCGCCTCCGTTAAACCGGAGACTCTGTTCACGGGGAATGGCAACTACGGCCACGGAAACATCGTGCGCGGCGGCGGCGGGAAGGCGAAGCCGGAGACGCGTGATCCGGAGGAGGTGAAGAAGGCGGGTAACGATATGTATAGGAAAGGGAACTTCTCAGAGGCGTTGTCGCTTTACGACAGAGCGATCTCAATGTCGCCGGAGAATCCTGCTTACAGAAGCAACCGCGCGGCGGCGTTGGCTGCGTCGGGGAGGTTGAAAGAAGCTGTTAAAGAGTGTCTTGAAGCTGTGAGACTAGATCCTTCTTACGTTAGAGCTCACCAGAGACTCGCTTCTCTCTATCTCAG ATTGGGAGAAGCTGAGAATGCAAGACGTCACCTTTGTTTCTCCGGGCAATGTCCCGACAAAGCTGAGTTGCAGCGGGTCCAGACACTTGAGAAGCATCTCAGATTGTGTAGTGAGGCTCGAAAGATGAGTGACTGGAAGAAAGTGATTACCGAAGTCGATGCAGCTATTGCTAATGGAGCTGACTCTTCTCCTCAG CTTGTAGCTTGTAAAGCAGAGGCCTTGTTGCGGCTTCATCAGATAAAGGATTCAGATTTGTGTCTATCCACCATTCAGAGActggatcatcatcatcatcatcatcatactcAAGCTAAGCTCTTTGGTATGTTATGTGATGCCTACGTGCTCTGTGTTCAAGCTCAAGTTGATATGGCGTTAGGAAG ATTTGAGAATGCTCTTGTAAAGGCAGAGAGAGCTATGAAGATTGATCATAGCAACAACAACCCTGAGGTAGTATCAGTCTTGAACAATGTAACCAATGTGGCTAAAGCTCGTACACGTGGCAACGAGCTTTTCACCTCCGGGAGATACTCAGAAGCGAGTGTGGCTTACGGAGAGGGACTCAAGTTCGATGCTTTCAACTCGGTTCTGTATTGCAATAGAGCTGCGTGTTGGTTTAAGCTCGGTGTGTGGGACCAATCTGTTGATGATTGTAACCAAGCGTTAAGGATCCAGCCTGGTTACACTAAGGCTCTTCTACGAAGAGCTGCTTCTTATGGAAAG CTTGGTAGATGGGATGATGCGGTTAGAGACTATGAGGTGTTGAGAAAGGAACTTCCAGGAGATAGTGAGGTTGCTGAGTCTTTACAGAGAGCATTACTGAACAAATCTGAAGAACATAAGTACTTGGGATACAATAATGAAGTTGAAGAGGTTTCGAATTTAGATAAGTTCAAAACCGCGACATCACTTCCCG GAATCTCTGTGTTTTACTTCAAATCATCATCAAACCGACAAAGCGAAGCGATATCACCATTCATCAACACCTTGTGCTTGCGGTAtccattagtacatttcttcatg gtCGATGTGGATGAGAGCTTGGCATTGGCTAAAGCAGAGAGCATCAAGAAAGTGCCAACCTTTAAGATATATAAAGATGGAGAGAAAGTGAAGGAAATGGTATGCCCTAGTCACAAGTTACTTGAGGACAACGTTAAGCATTTCCTCTTATAA
- the LOC103841736 gene encoding F-box protein At3g57590: MTPFFTTDITTDIFARLPAKSAARCRTLSKQWSSILSTPDFAELFLTHSSTRPRLLFAVERNGLWTFFTSPQPQPQSSHSTVVTAEFHTKFDGDVSRYLCSYASGLILFPDVWIPSKSDDTNPVVCNPVTGKYATLPYLSIYRKSRAFLGFDPVGKQFKVLSEDRPFCSQSDHHQVLSLGEGGGEELSWRVKDDGPQYDHCLSEAICIEGVLYYLAENFSDPRVVVRFDVRSEEFEFIEAGCFSGEEVAVKLINYKGKLAGVDWKYLKADDEKIVLELSLWVLEDVEMNEWVKSVYVLSEEKIVRRCNFSVAGMTGGGEIVLAMDYTTKPYYVFFFDPEKNTLRGVEVQGFGDKLEALGTRGRVRVFVDYVEDLNVHDGKQLKSSISAPVK, encoded by the coding sequence ATGACTCCCTTCTTCACTACAGATATCACCACCGACATCTTCGCGAGACTCCCTGCCAAATCAGCCGCCAGGTGTCGCACTCTCTCCAAGCAATGGTCCTCCATCCTCAGCACCCCAGATTTCGCCGAACTCTTCCTCACTCactcctccactcgtccgcGTCTCCTGTTCGCCGTCGAGCGAAACGGTCTCTGGACCTTCTTCACTTCCCCTCAGCCTCAGCCTCAGTCCTCTCATTCTACCGTAGTAACCGCCGAGTTTCACACCAAGTTCGACGGAGACGTGAGCCGATACCTCTGCAGCTACGCTTCCGGTTTGATCCTCTTCCCCGACGTGTGGATTCCGAGTAAAAGTGACGACACCAACCCTGTGGTTTGCAACCCCGTCACCGGAAAGTACGCGACTTTACCTTACCTGAGCATCTACAGAAAGTCGCGAGCTTTTCTAGGGTTTGACCCTGTCGGAAAACAGTTTAAGGTCTTGTCGGAAGATCGTCCCTTTTGTAGTCAAAGCGACCATCATCAGGTTCTGTCTTTAGGAGAAGGAGGTGGTGAAGAGTTGAGTTGGAGGGTGAAGGATGATGGTCCACAATACGACCATTGTTTGTCTGAAGCGATTTGCATCGAGGGGGTTTTGTATTACTTGGCCGAGAACTTTAGTGATCCACGTGTGGTTGTTCGCTTTGATGTTCGGTCTGAGGAGTTTGAGTTCATCGAAGCGGGTTGCTTTTCTGGTGAAGAAGTGGCTGTGAAGTTGATTAACTACAAGGGGAAATTAGCTGGTGTTGACTGGAAGTATCTTAAAGCTGATGATGAGAAGATTGTTCTTGAGTTGTCTTTGTGGGTTCTTGAAGATGTCGAGATGAACGAATGGGTCAAGTCTGTTTACGTTTTGTCTGAGGAGAAGATTGTTCGTCGTTGCAATTTCTCTGTTGCTGGGATGACTGGTGGAGGTGAGATTGTTTTGGCTATGGACTACACTACGAAACCGTATTACGTCTTCTTCTTTGATCCGGAAAAGAACACTCTCAGAGGCGTTGAGGTGCAAGGGTTTGGAGATAAGCTTGAAGCGCTTGGGACTCGTGGGAGGGTTCGTGTCTTCGTTGACTATGTTGAGGATCTAAACGTTCATGATGGGAAGCAGCTCAAGTCAAGCATCTCTGCTCCAGTGAAATGA